A stretch of the Herpetosiphonaceae bacterium genome encodes the following:
- a CDS encoding lysophospholipid acyltransferase family protein, translating to MADIVEYRWAPSPRIYRLTHNIFAPPLAAYFHLQSQGVEHIPETGAVVLACNHLSNLDPVLLAVACPRPINYLAKIELFRVPILGALIRRYGAIPLRRSASDPEAIRLAEQVLEQQQLLALFPEGTRSRTGQLKPFRFGAARLALKYRALLIPAAISGTDRAMPAGAKIPHRVPIRIVFGPPIATEPYHYHGTGRTPEVHLLETVTNLLQAEVRRLKEMIEASG from the coding sequence ATGGCAGACATCGTCGAATATCGCTGGGCACCAAGCCCTCGAATCTATCGGCTGACACACAACATATTTGCGCCACCGTTAGCCGCCTACTTCCATCTTCAATCGCAAGGTGTCGAGCATATTCCTGAAACAGGCGCGGTGGTGCTTGCCTGTAATCATCTTAGCAACCTCGATCCAGTGCTCCTGGCCGTGGCGTGCCCGCGCCCGATTAATTATCTGGCTAAAATCGAGCTTTTTCGCGTACCGATCTTAGGCGCTCTGATCCGGCGCTATGGAGCCATCCCCCTACGCCGCAGCGCATCTGATCCTGAGGCGATCCGGCTTGCCGAACAGGTGCTTGAGCAGCAGCAGCTACTTGCGCTCTTTCCTGAGGGCACCCGTAGCCGCACGGGGCAGCTTAAGCCCTTTCGGTTTGGAGCCGCCCGCCTGGCGCTCAAATACCGCGCCCTGCTCATTCCAGCGGCGATCAGCGGCACCGATCGCGCTATGCCCGCAGGAGCAAAGATACCGCATCGTGTCCCGATCCGTATTGTGTTTGGGCCACCCATCGCTACAGAGCCTTACCACTATCACGGAACAGGACGTACTCCAGAGGTCCATCTGCTTGAAACCGTGACGAACTTGCTTCAGGCAGAAGTCAGGCGGCTGAAAGAGATGATCGAGGCGTCGGGGTAG
- a CDS encoding cation diffusion facilitator family transporter → MLTQSARSYTFFSIGAALLTIILKFSAYLLTGSVGLFSDAAESVVNLIAALVALWALTLAARPPDEEHAYGHTKAEYFSSGLEGALILIAAASIGVAAWSRIWEPQPLQHVGLGVGISVLAAAINGGVALLLMRAGKRLRSITLEADAHHLLTDVWTTVGVVVGILLVQVTGWLILDPLIAVVVAANIVWTGVRLLRQTGYGLLDSALSRSDQQVISGVLAGYQRKGIEFHALRTRMSGPRRFISMHVLVPGSWTVQRGHDLCEEIELSINRALPDSTVMTHLEPLEDPVAWDDQGLDRVVRHSTR, encoded by the coding sequence ATGCTCACCCAGTCTGCCCGCTCATACACGTTCTTTTCGATAGGAGCGGCACTGCTGACGATTATCCTGAAATTTAGCGCCTATCTCCTGACAGGCTCGGTAGGTTTATTCTCCGATGCTGCCGAGTCGGTGGTTAATCTCATTGCTGCGCTGGTTGCCCTCTGGGCCTTGACATTGGCGGCACGTCCGCCGGATGAGGAACACGCTTACGGGCACACCAAAGCCGAGTACTTCTCCAGTGGCCTCGAAGGTGCGCTGATCTTAATTGCCGCCGCGAGCATCGGCGTCGCCGCCTGGAGTCGGATCTGGGAGCCTCAGCCACTTCAGCACGTTGGATTAGGAGTTGGCATATCGGTGCTGGCGGCGGCGATCAACGGTGGTGTCGCGCTCCTGCTGATGCGGGCAGGCAAGCGGCTGCGCTCGATCACGCTGGAGGCGGATGCGCATCATCTACTTACAGATGTCTGGACCACCGTGGGCGTTGTCGTTGGCATCCTCCTCGTTCAAGTGACAGGCTGGCTGATCCTCGACCCGCTGATCGCGGTCGTCGTCGCGGCCAACATTGTCTGGACCGGCGTACGGCTCTTGCGTCAGACAGGCTACGGCTTGCTCGACAGCGCCTTATCGCGGAGCGACCAGCAGGTGATCAGCGGCGTGCTGGCAGGCTACCAGCGCAAAGGAATCGAGTTTCACGCGCTGCGCACGCGTATGTCGGGGCCGCGCCGCTTTATCTCGATGCACGTGCTGGTGCCGGGATCGTGGACCGTGCAGCGCGGCCACGACTTGTGCGAGGAGATCGAGCTGAGTATCAACCGCGCGCTGCCCGATAGCACCGTGATGACCCACCTTGAGCCGCTTGAAGATCCGGTCGCCTGGGATGATCAGGGCCTCGATCGTGTGGTGCGGCACTCAACGCGCTAA
- the pdxS gene encoding pyridoxal 5'-phosphate synthase lyase subunit PdxS, whose amino-acid sequence MEKSTWTTKVGLAQMLKGGVIMDVVTPEQARIAEEAGAVAVMALERVPADIRKHGGVARMSDPEMIQGIVEAVTIPVMAKARIGHFVEAQVLEALGVDYIDESEVLTPADETNHINKHKFKVPFVCGCRNLGEALRRISEGAAMIRTKGEAGTGNVVEAVRHARQLFADIRRLQTMDEDELFVAAKELQAPYELVKQVAETGKLPVVNFAAGGIATPADAALMMQLGVEGVFVGSGIFKSGDPARRAKAIVEATTHYNDPKIIAEVSKGLGEAMVGIEISAIPQTELLAGRGW is encoded by the coding sequence ATGGAAAAATCGACGTGGACGACGAAAGTAGGGCTGGCCCAAATGTTGAAGGGCGGCGTGATCATGGATGTCGTCACCCCCGAGCAGGCGCGGATCGCCGAAGAGGCCGGGGCCGTCGCCGTGATGGCGCTGGAGCGTGTCCCGGCTGACATTCGCAAGCATGGCGGCGTCGCGCGCATGAGCGATCCCGAAATGATCCAGGGTATTGTCGAGGCTGTGACAATCCCAGTCATGGCGAAAGCGCGCATCGGGCATTTTGTCGAGGCTCAGGTGCTAGAGGCGCTCGGCGTAGATTATATCGACGAGAGCGAAGTGCTAACGCCCGCCGACGAGACGAATCACATCAACAAGCATAAATTCAAAGTGCCGTTTGTGTGTGGCTGCCGCAACCTGGGCGAGGCGCTGCGCCGCATCAGCGAAGGCGCGGCGATGATCCGCACCAAGGGCGAGGCCGGTACCGGTAACGTGGTGGAGGCAGTGCGTCACGCGCGGCAGTTGTTCGCCGACATTCGCCGCCTGCAAACCATGGACGAGGACGAGCTGTTTGTGGCGGCCAAGGAGCTGCAAGCGCCTTATGAGCTGGTCAAGCAGGTTGCCGAGACGGGCAAGCTGCCGGTGGTGAACTTTGCCGCTGGCGGCATTGCGACTCCGGCGGACGCGGCATTGATGATGCAGCTTGGCGTCGAAGGCGTGTTTGTCGGCTCCGGCATCTTCAAATCGGGCGATCCGGCGCGGCGGGCCAAAGCGATCGTCGAGGCGACGACCCACTACAACGATCCGAAGATCATCGCCGAGGTGAGCAAGGGCCTGGGAGAGGCGATGGTTGGGATTGAGATCAGCGCTATTCCGCAGACCGAATTGCTGGCCGGACGCGGCTGGTAG
- a CDS encoding DinB family protein, with protein sequence MDTLLDQLNRSAQQIVNLVRDVPEAALRRKPGREWAGLEVLGHLRDRERLLGERMTLFADGEARIPNWDQEAAAAGGRYLGEALQTTIAEFQELRHTNVQRLAALAPEIWDRVGQHEVQGPYSLRTEVERVVGHDEAHLRQLEVLLTP encoded by the coding sequence ATGGATACGCTGCTTGATCAACTGAACCGGAGCGCACAGCAGATTGTGAATCTGGTACGCGACGTGCCGGAGGCGGCGCTGCGGCGTAAGCCTGGACGTGAGTGGGCCGGGCTGGAGGTGCTCGGCCATCTGCGCGATCGTGAGCGTCTGCTGGGCGAGCGCATGACGCTGTTTGCTGATGGCGAGGCGCGGATTCCGAACTGGGACCAGGAAGCGGCGGCGGCTGGCGGGCGCTACCTTGGCGAAGCGCTCCAAACGACGATTGCCGAGTTTCAGGAATTGCGGCATACAAACGTCCAGCGCCTAGCGGCGCTGGCACCGGAGATCTGGGATCGGGTAGGGCAGCACGAAGTTCAGGGGCCGTACTCGCTGCGTACGGAAGTCGAGCGAGTGGTGGGGCATGACGAGGCGCATCTACGACAGCTTGAGGTGTTGCTGACACCCTAG
- the pdxT gene encoding pyridoxal 5'-phosphate synthase glutaminase subunit PdxT, whose amino-acid sequence MNVGVLALQGAFIEHEHMLRRLGHQVTQVRLPQHLDAIDRLIIPGGESTTIGKLLVAYKLLEPMRERAQQEMPIWGTCAGMILLAKDITEGRPEGQPALGLMNITARRNAFGRQLDSFEADLSVAEFGERPFHAVFIRAPLIDKVGPDVEPLAALDDGRIVAARQGRFLATAFHPELTNDPRFHELFLDL is encoded by the coding sequence ATGAACGTTGGCGTGCTGGCGCTGCAAGGCGCTTTTATCGAACATGAGCATATGCTGCGGCGGCTGGGCCATCAGGTGACGCAGGTGCGGCTGCCGCAACATCTCGACGCGATCGATCGTCTGATCATTCCCGGCGGCGAGAGCACGACGATCGGCAAGCTGCTGGTAGCGTATAAGCTCCTTGAGCCGATGCGCGAGCGCGCGCAGCAGGAGATGCCGATCTGGGGCACCTGCGCGGGGATGATCTTGCTGGCTAAGGATATTACCGAAGGCCGCCCCGAAGGACAGCCCGCGCTGGGGCTAATGAATATCACCGCGCGGCGCAACGCTTTTGGACGGCAGCTTGATAGCTTTGAGGCCGATCTGAGCGTTGCCGAGTTTGGCGAGCGGCCTTTCCATGCGGTCTTTATCCGCGCGCCCTTGATCGATAAGGTTGGGCCTGATGTTGAACCGCTGGCAGCACTTGACGACGGTCGTATAGTAGCAGCACGGCAGGGACGGTTTTTAGCGACGGCGTTTCACCCTGAGCTAACGAACGATCCCCGCTTTCACGAGCTATTTCTGGATCTGTAG